In Helianthus annuus cultivar XRQ/B chromosome 9, HanXRQr2.0-SUNRISE, whole genome shotgun sequence, the following are encoded in one genomic region:
- the LOC110875193 gene encoding receptor-like protein 2: protein MSFVSFLIILILLFPTLTDADCNPDEKESLLSFATNFPNLNWSSTEDCCSWAGISCDDKRYRVIRLSIPDRDLRGVIPSSLQNLTSLSFLNLSCNFLSGPIPDGLFSSFNNLHTIDLSYNMLSGHLPHTWPATLQVLNLSSNHFDGTIQTTNLHSFQSMITLNISNNSFTGTIPPICTNSPALVKLDFSMNHFTGNIPQGFGACSNLVVLSLGFNRLTGQIPTDISCALSLQHLLLQRNYLMGKIDESITNLTNLRSLVLFDNMLSGSIPHNIGELSLLEKLELHTNLLNGMLPLSLVNCTKLQLLILRFNSLGGRLSDFDFSGFSQLTKVDLSRNQFSGVLPKSLFSCKSLSAIQLSRNKLEGEISPDILVNALLRFEGEKDSGFDLWKPCPWFTLCVCVSGVLLNQCVVTLGRLSGDWFF from the exons ATGAGTTTTGTTAGCTTCTTGATTATACTCATCCTCCTCTTCCCCACACTTACAGATGCAGATTGCAACCCTGATGAGAAAGAGTCCCTCTTGTCCTTCGCAACCAACTTTCCCAACCTTAACTGGTCTTCTACCGAAGATTGCTGCTCATGGGCTGGAATCTCTTGTGATGACAAAAGATATCGAGTCATCCGGTTATCCATCCCTGATAGAGACCTTCGCGGTGTCATCCCTTCTTCTCTTCAAAATCTCACTTCTCTCTCTTTCCTCAACCTATCTTGTAATTTCCTTTCTGGTCCCATCCCTGACGGACTTTTCTCGTCTTTCAACAACCTGCACACCATTGACTTGAGCTATAATATGCTTTCTGGACACTTACCTCACACCTGGCCTGCTACCCTTCAAGTGCTCAATCTCTCCAGCAATCATTTCGATGGGACAATTCAAACTACCAATCTCCATTCGTTTCAAAGCATGATCACTCTTAATATTAGCAATAACAGCTTCACAGGCACTATTCCTCCTATATGCACCAATTCACCGGCTTTAGTCAAGCTTGATTTCTCTATGAACCACTTCACTGGAAATATCCCCCAAGGGTTCGGTGCCTGTTCAAATCTTGTGGTTTTGAGCCTGGGTTTTAACAGACTCACAGGACAGATCCCAACTGATATCAGTTGCGCTCTATCTCTGCAACATTTGTTATTACAGAGAAATTATCTTATGGGCAAGATTGATGAAAGCATTACAAACCTCACAAACCTCAGGAGTCTtgtcttgtttgataacatgTTGTCCGGTTCCATCCCTCATAATATAGgggagctatcattgttggagaAACTCGAACTTCACACTAATCTACTCAATGGAATGCTACCTTTGTCATTGGTGAATTGCACGAAGCTTCAACTGCTTATCTTGCGGTTCAACTCTTTAGGTGGCAGGCTTTCCGATTTTGATTTCTCCGGTTTCAGTCAACTCACCAAAGTTGACCTCAGCAGAAATCAATTCAGCGGGGTGCTACCTAAAAGCCTTTTCTCTTGCAAATCACTTAGTGCCATTCAGCTATCAAGAAATAAACTAGAGGGGGAAATCTCACCTGACATActtgttaatgcacttttg AGGTTTGAAGGTGAAAAAGATTCTGGGTTTGATCTTTGGAAACCTTGTCCGTGGTTTACACTTTGTGTTTGTGTCTCCGGGGTATTGTTGAACCAGTGTGTAGTCACATTGGGGAGATTGTCCGGAGATTGGTTCTTCTGA